Proteins from one Aspergillus nidulans FGSC A4 chromosome VIII genomic window:
- a CDS encoding putative cell cycle control protein (Cwf23) (transcript_id=CADANIAT00002694) has translation MPTDDLKSHATSNAHDFYALLDISPAASESEIRRAYRRTALKYHPDKITNPTQADIDRFHLLQIANDVLSDPAVRGLYNNAREARERKKREVELMDAAKRKMREDLEARERAGAAASGTAGQRGVKRAWGATVDDNDAEEKLAREIERIAEDGRRRRREAEEKLRKEVEEDEKRIQEEEEEKRRAQDRSSKRVDRSHEGGTNVPEQERAVKVRWVREGRGVNLGKDRLMALFAPFGTIESVLVLKDRRQRIEGKKEKKIVASGVVVFASIVSAHTAVLDSEKFMHDSLSRTESDWNVIDSVFWATGEQPDLAGLPTPSHEYNGQAAPSPQEQSAPEPTPAPKPVFSFAGLKNAGTGGKPGKAPSFGSFGSAASRGAQAASAADSNEGIKTPSLEEVTLMRLKNAQREKERRALAEQLGREDEEANAAEAAASGRG, from the coding sequence ATGCCAACGGACGACCTGAAATCCCACGCGACATCAAATGCGCACGACTTTTACGCCCTCCTCGACATCTCCCCCGCAGCATCAGAATCTGAGATACGGCGCGCCTACCGTCGCACGGCTCTGAAGTACCACCCGGACAAGATCACAAACCCCACGCAAGCCGATATCGACCGGTTCCACCTCCTGCAGATCGCTAACGATGTCCTTTCTGACCCTGCAGTCCGGGGGCTGTACAATAATGCAAGGGAGGCTCGGGAGCGTAAGAAGAGGGAGGTTGAGCTGATGGAtgcggcgaagaggaaaatgagGGAGGATCTGGAAGCTAGGGAGagggctggagctgctgcttcgGGAACTGCAGGGCAGAGAGGGGTGAAGAGGGCGTGGGGGGCTACGGTTGATGATAATGatgcggaagagaagctggcgagagAGATTGAGCGGATTGCAGAGGATGGCCGGCGGAGACGCagagaggcggaggagaagtTACGgaaagaagtcgaagaggatgagaaacgGAtacaagaggaagaggaagagaagcggCGCGCGCAAGATCGAAGCTCGAAGCGCGTAGATAGGTCGCATGAAGGGGGCACAAATGTCCCTGAGCAGGAGCGCGCAGTGAAAGTGCGCTGGGTTAGGGAGGGACGGGGCGTGAATCTCGGCAAGGACAGGCTTATGGCACTGTTCGCGCCGTTTGGGACAATTGAGAGCGTCCTTGTGCTCAAGGATAGGCGACAGCGAATTGAAggcaagaaagagaagaagattgtcgCATCTGGAGTGGTCGTTTTTGCCTCCATTGTCAGTGCGCATACCGCTGTGCTGGACAGCGAGAAGTTCATGCATGATAGTTTGTCACGGACAGAAAGCGACTGGAACGTGATTGATTCTGTCTTCTGGGCTACTGGCGAACAACCAGACCTAGCCGGGCTTCCTACGCCAAGTCATGAATACAACGGACAAGCTGCCCCTTCGCCACAAGAACAAAGTGCGCCAGAGCCAACACCGGCTCCTAAACCCGTATTTAGCTTTGCCGGGCTCAAGAATGCCGGGACCGGTGGGAAACCAGGAAAGGCGCCGTCTTTTGGCTCATTTGGGTCCGCGGCGTCGCGAGGTGCTCAAGCAGCCTCGGCTGCTGATTCGAACGAGGGCATAAAGACGCCTAGTTTGGAAGAGGTCACGCTCATGCGCTTGAAGAATGCGCAGCgtgagaaggaaaggagggCACTTGCCGAGCAATTAGGgagggaggatgaagaggcgaaTGCGGCCgaggctgcagcttctgGCAGGGGCTGA
- a CDS encoding CaiB/BaiF CoA transferase family protein (transcript_id=CADANIAT00002695), translating to MFARASCPRCLSQPAISRSVRRFSCAAARRNSDNQGPLAGITVVSLEQAIAAPFCTRQLADMGARVIKIERPGVGDFARGYDTRVNGLASHFVWTNRSKESLALDVKNPEDHEVLMRLVSKADVLVQNLAPGASARLGLSFETLKEEHPSLIVCDISGYGQDGPYRDKKAYDLLVQSEAGMLSVTGTGKEPAKVGISIADIASGMYAYSNILAALMQRSKTGRGSHIDISMLESMVEWMGFPMYYAFNGAPGPVPAGASHASIYPYGPFETGNGSVMLGIQNEREWAKFCTLVLSQPDLITDARFSNNSLRVQNRDALKEIIHKSFANITAEEATRRLDEAAIANANVSDMQGVWEHTQLRARNRWTEVKTPGGTVPALLPPGFSPRGGFRPRMDAVPEVGEHNESIFAELGFTRK from the coding sequence ATGTTCGCCAGGGCTTCTTGTCCCCGTTGCTTATCGCAGCCGGCTATATCACGAAGCGTGCGGCGCTTTTCATGTGCCGCCGCACGAAGAAATAGCGACAACCAGGGCCCCTTGGCTGGGATCACGGTAGTCAGTCTTGAACAAGCAATTGCCGCCCCATTTTGTACCCGGCAACTGGCTGATATGGGTGCGCGGGTGATCAAAATTGAACGGCCGGGCGTGGGCGATTTTGCCCGTGGGTACGATACTCGAGTAAACGGACTCGCATCGCATTTCGTCTGGACGAATCGATCGAAGGAGAGTCTAGCGTTAGATGTGAAGAACCCTGAAGATCACGAAGTTTTGATGCGACTTGTCAGCAAAGCAGATGTACTTGTGCAGAATCTCGCCCCAGGTGCTAGTGCTAGATTAGGCCTTTCATTCGAGACGCTGAAAGAAGAGCATCCGTCCCTGATTGTCTGTGATATATCCGGATACGGACAAGATGGTCCGTACCGAGATAAAAAGGCGTACGACCTCCTCGTTCAAAGCGAAGCAGGAATGCTTTCAGTTACAGGCACTGGCAAGGAACCTGCCAAAGTTGGGATCTCGATTGCGGACATCGCATCCGGCATGTACGCCTACAGCAACATCCTAGCGGCTCTGATGCAGCGCTCCAAAACCGGTCGTGGCAGCCACATTGACATTTCCATGCTGGAGAGCATGGTCGAATGGATGGGATTCCCCATGTACTATGCCTTCAACGGCGCCCCCGGCCCTGTACCCGCTGGCGCCTCTCACGCCTCTATCTACCCCTACGGGCCCTTCGAGACAGGCAACGGGTCGGTGATGTTGGGTATCCAGAACGAACGAGAATGGGCTAAATTCTGCACGCTTGTCCTCTCGCAGCCTGACCTTATAACGGACGCTCGCTTCTCGAATAACTCACTTCGCGTCCAAAACCGCGACGCGCTCAAAGAGATTATTCACAAATCCTTCGCCAATATCACTGCCGAGGAAGCCACACGTCGGCTTGACGAGGCCGCTATTGCTAATGCGAATGTGAGTGACATGCAGGGCGTCTGGGAACATACGCAGCTTCGCGCGAGAAATCGTTGGACTGAGGTGAAGACTCCCGGAGGCACTGTGCCAGCCCTTCTTCCGCCAGGATTCAGCCCTAGGGGAGGGTTCCGCCCCAGGATGGATGCTGTACCGGAGGTTGGCGAGCATAATGAGTCGATTTTTGCTGAATTGGGCTTCACGCGGAAATAA
- a CDS encoding tyrosine--tRNA ligase TYS1 (transcript_id=CADANIAT00002696) has translation MDAAAKARFDLITENLAETLNPEIIESILAEGRNPRIYWGTATTGRPHTGYFVAAIKIAQLLAAGCEVVVLLADIHAFLDNLKAPLELVENRAKYYAKVIRAILESVGVPTEKLEFVLGSSYQKTPEYTMDVYKLSSLVSEHDAKKAGAEIVKQSANAPLSGLLYSILQVLDEEHLKVDAQLGGMDQRKLFAAAVEWLPKIGYRKRAHLVTPMVAGLSGGKMSSSVQDSKIDLLDGPDVIQKKIRKAEAAPKVVEDNGVIAMVEYVLLPAAGLKGKKEFVVERRDAEPLVYTDIAKLKEDYANDILTPQALKPAVTAALTSLMAPIQAAYQASPEWQEITAQAYPPPVVEKKQKKVKSKGTRYPGAQAQAQAQAEAQAEVEGAGKEQELPERPKAEN, from the exons ATGGACGCCGCCGCAAAAGCCCGCTTCGATCTCATTACTGAGAACCTCGCAGAAACCCTCAATCCGGAGATTATTGAgtccatcctcgccgaggGCCGAAACCCGCGTATCTACTGGGGCACCGCAACGACAGGGCGCCCGCATACTGGTTACTTCGTCGCTGCTATAAAGATTGCCCAACTGCTAGCTGCAGGTTGTGAAGTCGTTGTTTTGCTGGCAGACATCCACGCCTTCTTGGATAACCTGAAGGCCCCGCTCGAATTGGTTGAGAACCGCGCGAAGTACTATGCCAAGGTTATTCGGGCAATCCTGGAGTCTGTGGGCGTGCCGACAGAGAAGCTGGAGTTTGTGTTGGGGAGCTCTTACCAAAAGACCCCGGAGTACACGATGGATGTCTACAAGCTTTCATCGTTGGTCAGTGAGCATGATGCTAAGAAGGCTGGTGCAGAGATTGTTAAGCAGAGTGCCAATGCGCCTCTAAGTGGGCTGCTTTATTCGATTCTGCAGgtgcttgatgaggagcATCTAAAGGTTGATGCTCAGTTGGGAGGTATGGATCAGAGAAAGCTCTTTGCGGCCGCTGTTGAGTGGCTGCCGAAAATCGGATACCGAAAG CGTGCGCATTTGGTTACACCAATGGTGGCTGGTCTCAGCGGCGGTAAAATGAGCTCCAGTGTTCAAG ACAGCAAAATCGACCTCCTCGACGGACCCGACGTCATCCAAAAGAAGATTcgaaaagctgaagcagcccCCAAAGTAGTCGAAGACAACGGCGTCATTGCAATGGTAGAATACGTCCTTCTCCCCGCCGCCGgcctcaagggcaagaaggaaTTCGTCGTGGAGCGCCGCGACGCCGAACCCCTCGTCTACACAGACATCGCCAAGCTAAAGGAAGACTATGCAAACGACATCCTGACCCCGCAAGCCCTGAAGCCCGCTGTGACGGCGGCGCTGACGAGCCTAATGGCGCCTATCCAGGCGGCGTACCAGGCTTCCCCTGAGTGGCAGGAGATCACGGCACAGGCTTACCCGCCGCCTGttgtggagaagaagcagaagaaggttaAGAGTAAGGGAACTCGTTATCCTGGTGCCCAAGCTCAGGCCCAGGCCCAAGCTGAGGCGCAGGCAGAGGTCGAGGGTGCCGGAAAGGAGCAGGAGCTTCCGGAACGGCCAAAGGCTGAAAACTGA
- a CDS encoding uncharacterized protein (transcript_id=CADANIAT00002697), producing MSLTPGMTNQSMFHDTFSKLLASRKTGRPGTANSILCRSDTWLTLEIRNVVERSTRQSTRGVSGVVSQATDVIKSSMI from the coding sequence ATGTCCTTGACGCCCGGCATGACCAATCAGTCGATGTTTCATGACaccttctcgaagctcttGGCATCACGCAAGACAGGTCGGCCCGGGACCGCAAACTCCATCCTTTGTAGGTCTGATACTTGGCTTACACTTGAGATCAGGAACGTGGTTGAACGGAGTACCCGGCAGAGTACCCGGGGAGTATCCGGCGTCGTCAGCCAGGCCACTGATGTCATAAAATCATCCATGATATGA
- a CDS encoding alpha-arrestin artA (transcript_id=CADANIAT00002698) has protein sequence MPGRLLSSLVRPSLSHHSIFPHSNSSSSSSVNEVSQAASSKHSHTDRSHSPERRLSFSMDHFIHTYRDHHNKEKHRKHGRSSRSKERGSHEETAASAKLDVIVESPPLVCYGTPANSTGALFSGRLRITVPEATGMVILDKFDMRLMIRKTTKKPVSRDCPNCASKTEELTNWNFLTEPLHLRSGDHDFPFSYLFPGNLPASCNGSLGQIEYFLQAHGHNVNGEEYNFRMPLHMRRAILPGNDKSSIRIFPPTNLTGRIVLPSVVHPIGTFPVQMTLSGVLDKGEETQTRWRLRKMMWRIEEHQKIVSTACPKHAHKIGGEGKGVLHQETRIIGHNEEKDGWKTDFDTAGGEISMEFEANINPTANPVCDLEAPGGLETKHNLVIELIVAEEFCPNRNTRLITPTGAARVLRMQFNLHVTERSGLGISWDEEMPPVYEDVPASPPGYTMLDGSSIMEDYHGSPLPTPEYEELERMDSLRLDNSSTNSSCRGRSRLTTDDLTAEPAEFESRNRAPSADSHSS, from the coding sequence ATGCCcggccgtcttctttccagcCTAGTTCGcccctccctttctcaccaCTCGATCTTCCCTCACTCCaactcttcttcgtcctcgtctgtAAACGAAGTCTCCCAGGCCGCATCTTCCAAGCACTCGCACACTGACAGATCACATTCGCCGGAGCGCCGTCTATCCTTCTCAATGGACCACTTTATCCACACTTACCGGGACCATCACAATAAGGAAAAGCATCGAAAGCACGGACGTTCCTCTCGTTCAAAGGAGCGTGGCAGCCATGAGGAaacggcagcttcagctAAACTTGATGTCATCGTGGAATCTCCACCTCTTGTTTGCTATGGAACACCGGCGAACTCTACGGGTGCTTTGTTCTCTGGCCGCCTCAGAATTACCGTACCCGAAGCAACGGGCATGGTCATCCTTGACAAGTTCGATATGCGCTTGATGATTAGaaagacgacgaagaagcccGTCTCGAGGGACTGCCCCAATTGCGCCTCCAAGACCGAGGAACTGACAAACTGGAACTTCCTGACGGAACCTCTCCACCTTAGGAGCGGTGACCACGACTTCCCTTTCAGTTATCTGTTCCCAGGTAACCTGCCGGCGTCGTGTAATGGTTCCCTGGGACAGATTGAATATTTCCTTCAAGCACACGGACACAATGTGAACGGTGAAGAGTACAATTTTAGAATGCCGCTACACATGCGCCGCGCCATTCTCCCAGGGAACGACAAATCCTCAATTCGTATCTTTCCACCCACCAATCTAACTGGCCGCATCGTCCTCCCATCTGTTGTCCACCCAATTGGGACTTTTCCCGTTCAGATGACCTTGAGCGGTGTCTTGGATAAAGGCGAGGAGACCCAAACGCGTTGGCGGCTACGCAAGATGATGTGGCGGATTGAAGAGCACCAGAAGATTGTCTCAACCGCTTGCCCCAAGCACGCGCACAAGATTGGTGGCGAAGGAAAGGGCGTTCTGCACCAGGAGACGCGGATCATTGGACACAacgaggagaaagatggCTGGAAGACAGACTTTGATACCGCTGGAGGCGAGATAAGCATGGAATTTGAAGCCAACATTAACCCAACCGCCAACCCGGTGTGTGATCTTGAGGCACCGGGTGGACTGGAGACGAAGCACAATTTGGTCATTGAACTGATTGTTGCGGAGGAATTCTGTCCAAACCGTAACACCAGACTCATCACTCCAACAGGAGCTGCCCGCGTCCTTCGCATGCAGTTTAACCTGCACGTTACGGAGAGAAGCGGGCTCGGTATCAgctgggatgaggagatgcCGCCAGTATACGAAGACGTTCCCGCTAGCCCTCCCGGATATACCATGCTTGACGGAAGCAGCATCATGGAGGATTACCACGGATCTCCTCTACCGACCCCGGAGTACGAAGAACTAGAGCGAATGGACTCACTTCGACTTGATAACTCATCTACCAACTCTTCCTGCCGTGGACGAAGCCGGCTGACGACCGATGATTTGACGGCCGAACCGGCGGAATTCGAAAGTCGAAACCGAGCGCCATCCGCGGACTCGCATTCGTCATGA
- the tmpA gene encoding integral membrane protein TmpA (transcript_id=CADANIAT00002699) — protein MSQPEEVIVTRPPTAVCVPESPSETSFVNIEKCIIKDVSELMLPDEPSFDLEAQSTARRLISPIRYTFLNIYRRLFTLVFLANIGVFVYVMVADRKLLALVNAAAANLLACGLARQPLVVNTIFFTVCSIPRSAPLWLRRIASKVYHYGGVHSGCGVASLIWYLGFIGEFSRQYWSGSSSPFSAAPIVLAYIILVLLLAIIIVAYPTFRFKRHDYFELTHRFSGWLIVALFVILLMVFVDEASAAEGKPMGRFLIELPAFWFLMLVVLAIIHPWLLLRKVKVTPEYLSPHAVRLHFSHTTTTFGKGIQLSKHPLQDWHGFATFPDVDRDGKSFSSLVSKAGDWTAATIKDQPTHLWKRGVLIYGFAYAMRVYKRVVVVTTGSGIGPCLSFLGDENRPSLRVIWQTRAPKRTYGKEVLNLVGRMDPNPVIIDTNSSGRLDMVPVIRQIAREHDAEAICVISNPFVTKKVVYELESMGIPAYGPIFDS, from the coding sequence ATGTCTCAGCCCGAAGAGGTTATCGTCACCAGGCCGCCAACGGCAGTGTGCGTCCCAGAGAGCCCAAGCGAAACCAGCTTCGTGAACATTGAGAAATGCATCATCAAAGATGTTTCCGAGCTGATGTTACCCGATGAGCCTTCTTTTGATCTTGAGGCTCAAAGCACGGCAAGAAGATTGATTTCTCCAATCCGGTATACATTCCTCAACATTTACCGGCGACTCTTCACGCTTGTGTTTCTCGCCAACATCGGAGTCTTCGTCTATGTCATGGTTGCAGACCGAAAACTGCTGGCTCTCGTcaatgcagcagcagcaaacttGCTTGCATGTGGTCTGGCAAGACAACCTTTGGTTGTCAACACCATTTTCTTCACGGTATGCTCGATACCGAGATCCGCACCGCTATGGCTCCGCCGAATTGCATCAAAGGTGTACCATTATGGGGGTGTTCATAGCGGATGTGGAGTTGCCTCTCTAATCTGGTATCTGGGTTTCATCGGAGAATTCTCCCGACAGTACTGGTCGGGAAGCTCATCTCCTTTCTCAGCAGCGCCGATAGTCCTGGCATACATCATCCTagtgctgctgcttgcgatcatcatcgtcgcctACCCAACTTTCCGATTCAAGCGGCACGACTATTTCGAGCTCACGCACCGCTTCTCCGGCTGGCTCATCGTGGCCCTCTTTGTCATTCTCCTCATGGTCTTCGTCGACGAAGCTTCCGCGGCCGAAGGCAAACCAATGGGCCGCTTCCTAATCGAGCTGCCAGCTTTCTGGTTCCTCATGCTTGTTGTATTAGCCATCATACACCCATGGCTCCTCCTTCGCAAAGTCAAAGTCACCCCAGAATACCTCTCCCCGCACGCCGTGCGGCTCCACTTCTCTCAcacaaccaccaccttcGGCAAGGGCatccagctctccaagcATCCTTTGCAAGATTGGCACGGCTTCGCCACCTTCCCGGACGTCGATAGAGACGGCAAGAGCTTCTCTAGCCTTGTCTCCAAAGCCGGCGACTGGACCGCCGCCACAATCAAAGATCAACCAACACACCTCTGGAAACGCGGCGTGCTGATCTATGGCTTCGCATACGCAATGCGGGTATACAAGCGTGTCGTCGTGGTCACAACAGGCTCCGGCATCGGGCCCTGTCTCTCATTCCTTGGAGACGAGAACCGCCCCTCGCTACGAGTGATCTGGCAAACGCGAGCCCCCAAGCGAACGTACGGCAAAGAGGTCCTCAATCTTGTCGGACGCATGGATCCGAATCCCGTCATCATCGACACGAATTCATCCGGCCGTCTCGACATGGTGCCCGTCATTCGGCAGATTGCACGAGAACACGATGCCGAGGCGATATGTGTTATCAGTAATCCATTTGTCACGAAAAAAGTTGTGTACGAACTCGAGTCGATGGGAATCCCCGCGTATGGGCCAATATTTGATTCATGA
- the afeA gene encoding adenylate-forming enzyme AfeA (transcript_id=CADANIAT00002700) has translation MGLWESSLARPQYGDNANEQVYTDLLTFCFRGPVPYDEEQPLFIDAEAPSRAFSARQFRILVRTLITGLKAHHVQRGDCVLVHLGNNIIYPALFFSVIGAGGVFMGSNARSQPQELEHLVSLAEPKIIITNREALPTVLNVSTSKGMLPSQVCLLDDAATEHIDQLVGSGTAPYLDSGDESYLNFAQLLGYGENDWITFNDEMIAKSTPAAMFSTSGTGGLPKAAVLSHHAIVCQHLTISYDVPYAVRRLMSLPMFHLFGALWTHIFPVRYGQPLYVLSRFEISRFVAAVYQYQITETYMVPAMIHAFNRCTLPLADYFGSLRYVGVAGAPIDGASMQQFREFLPLDADASQLWGMTEVGVVFQNRYGEPGNAASIGRLQPGYEIRLVGADGNLVADDNKPGELYVRGPGLLTCYRGRDDAKDSQGWFRTGDVAYVNDGLYYIVGRTKELIKVRGWQVAPAELESILLKHPGIEDAAVTGVTSKDGSTEVPRAFVVRSKTLSGARLTSQEVYLFCRRQLASYKALDGGIIFVEEIPRTASGKIQRFKLTQMNTYREIVSSLLARFRGASLQSVGIMHGGRIAV, from the exons ATGGGTCTGTGGGAGTCGTCCCTAGCACGACCTCAGTATGGTGACAATGCCAATGAGCAGGTATACACCGACCTGTTGACCTTCTGCTTCCGCGGCCCTGTGCCATACGATGAAGAACAGCCATTGTTTATTGACGCAGAAGCCCCCTCGCGAGCCTTCAGTGCCCGGCAATTCAGGATCCTCGTGCGGACCCTCATTACCGGACTGAAAGCCCATCATGTGCAAAGGGGCGATTGTGTGCTGGTCCACTTGGGGAACAAT ATCATATACCCCGCACTGTTTTTCAGCGTAATTGGTGCCGGCGGCGTGTTTATGGGATCGAATGCACGGAGTCAGCCTCAGGAACTCGAGCACCTCGTTTCGTTAGCTGAGCCAAAGATTATCATTACGAATCGCGAAGCGCTACCGACAGTCCTCAATGTCTCCACAAGCAAGGGCATGCTCCCCAGCCAAGTGTGCCTACTGGACGATGCCGCAACAGAACACATTGATCAACTAGTCGGATCCGGCACAGCGCCGTACCTTGATAGTGGAGATGAGAGCTATCTGAATTTCGCGCAGCTCCTCGGTTACGGCGAGAACGACTGGATTACGTTTAACGATGAGATGATCGCAAAGTCTACACCGGCCGCGATGTTCTCCACCAGTGGCACCGGAGGGCTACCAAAAGCCGCGGTATTATCGCACCACGCAATTGTGTGCCAACACCTCACCATTTCCTACGATGTGCCCTATGCGGTTCGTCGATTAATGTCGCTGCCCATGTTCCATCTTTTTGGTGCTCTATGGACGCACATTTTCCCAGTCCGGTATGGCCAGCCGCTATACGTCCTTTCCCGTTTTGAGATTAGCCGGTTCGTCGCAGCTGTGTATCAGTACCAAATCACGGAGACATACATGGTACCCGCCATGATCCATGCTTTTAATCGCTGCACACTGCCACTCGCGGATTATTTCGGATCCCTACGCTATGTCGGCGTCGCCGGCGCGCCAATTGACGGGGCGTCAATGCAGCAATTCCGCGAATTCCTGCCGCTCGACGCCGACGCGTCTCAGCTCTGGGGCATGACAGAGGTAGGAGTAGTTTTCCAAAATCGGTACGGCGAGCCAGGAAACGCAGCTAGTATTGGCAGACTCCAGCCTGGATACGAAATCCGCCTTGTCGGCGCTGATGGTAACCTGGTCGCGGACGACAATAAGCCTGGGGAGCTGTATGTGCGCGGTCCCGGCTTGCTTACATGCTACCGGGGACGGGATGACGCCAAAGATTCACAGGGTTGGTTCCGCACTGGAGACGTGGCATATGTAAACGATGGACTATATTACATTGTTGGGCGAACCAAGGAGCTTATCAAAGTTCGAGG ATGGCAGGTCGCCCCCGCAGAACTCGAATCGATCCTCCTCAAACATCCTGGAATTGAGGATGCCGCCGTGACGGGCGTAACTTCGAAAGACGGCAGCACAGAGGTTCCCCGCGCCTTCGTCGTCCGATCAAAGACGCTGTCGGGAGCGCGCCTGACCTCGCAGGAAGTCTACCTCTTCTGTCGCCGCCAATTAGCTTCCTACAAAGCCCTTGATGGAGGCATTATCTTTGTCGAAGAGATCCCACGTACGGCAAGCGGGAAGATCCAGCGCTTCAAGCTCACTCAGATGAACACATACCGGGAGATTGTTAGTTCTCTGCTTGCTCGGTTTCGCGGCGCGAGTCTACAGAGCGTGGGAATTATGCATGGAGGGCGTATTGCCGTATGA